One window of Mesorhizobium sp. PAMC28654 genomic DNA carries:
- a CDS encoding ATP-binding protein, translating into MQEDKIREALVELLYRNSYGVVISNIVISLAAVYVLRSAVSPTWLAVWLGTLYILTAIRVLASRRFLGREWAPEAILRWAWLAAGFSWVSGLLWGGLGWVGFVPEAPIVLSFTVIVLTGLVCGTVPSLSAFPPALFGSILATVVPIAVRCLTIDSEISGPFLFLLGALVAINFYYCRITYRMLRETVSLRLENERLVEHLQEERDRAQSADRAKTRFLAAASHDLRQPIHALSLLVSTLAVLGQRGNVPSGEARDLAARAKSVVGNLSGLLNALLDISKLDAGIVTVANETVRLRELFGDLSHEFAAEAKQRGLGWRVVDSDLKVDSDPMMLKRILNNLLSNAFRYTREGGVLLGVRRRGGLVEIQVLDTGPGIAADQQALVFEEFVQLQNPARDRTQGLGLGLAIVRRTAGLLGHPLKLVSVPGRGSMFSITIAQAEALQFAPPRDAVPQANIAAGIMVVEDETDVLDAMVLLLGLEGHRVHAGRSAAEVLRVHAEALAVGEAPVDLIIADYRLGEGATGLEAVRALRAHLGRAVPSIIVTGDTSPSRLKEVSASGSRILHKPIAGEELREAIRAACGEGDRSKAGSRYDHA; encoded by the coding sequence ATGCAGGAAGACAAGATACGCGAGGCGCTGGTCGAACTTCTGTATCGCAATTCCTATGGCGTGGTCATCTCCAACATCGTCATCTCGCTGGCGGCTGTTTATGTGCTGAGATCAGCGGTTTCGCCCACCTGGCTGGCCGTGTGGCTCGGCACACTCTACATTTTGACCGCCATCCGAGTGCTGGCGTCGCGCCGCTTCCTCGGCCGCGAATGGGCGCCCGAGGCCATCCTGCGCTGGGCCTGGCTGGCGGCTGGCTTTTCCTGGGTGTCGGGCCTGTTGTGGGGCGGGCTCGGCTGGGTCGGCTTCGTGCCGGAGGCGCCCATCGTGCTGTCCTTCACGGTCATCGTGCTGACCGGCCTGGTCTGCGGCACGGTGCCGTCGCTGTCGGCCTTTCCGCCGGCCCTGTTCGGCTCGATCCTGGCCACCGTGGTGCCGATCGCCGTGCGGTGCCTGACGATCGACAGCGAGATTTCCGGCCCGTTCCTGTTCCTGCTGGGCGCGCTGGTGGCGATCAACTTCTACTATTGCCGCATCACTTACCGCATGCTGCGCGAAACCGTCAGCCTGCGGCTGGAGAATGAGCGCCTGGTGGAGCACCTGCAGGAAGAGCGCGACCGGGCGCAGAGCGCCGACCGCGCCAAGACGCGCTTCCTGGCGGCGGCCAGCCATGATCTGCGCCAGCCTATCCATGCGTTGAGCCTGCTGGTGTCGACGCTGGCGGTGCTGGGGCAGCGCGGCAACGTGCCCTCGGGCGAGGCGCGCGACCTGGCGGCCCGAGCGAAATCCGTGGTCGGCAACCTCAGCGGCCTGCTCAACGCGCTGCTCGACATCTCAAAGCTCGACGCTGGCATCGTCACGGTCGCCAATGAAACAGTGCGGCTACGCGAACTGTTCGGCGATCTCAGCCACGAGTTCGCCGCCGAGGCCAAGCAGCGCGGCCTCGGCTGGCGGGTGGTCGACAGCGATCTCAAGGTCGACAGCGATCCGATGATGCTGAAGCGCATCCTGAACAACCTGCTGTCGAACGCCTTTCGCTACACCAGGGAGGGCGGCGTCCTGCTCGGGGTCCGCCGGCGCGGCGGACTGGTCGAAATCCAGGTTCTGGATACGGGACCGGGCATTGCCGCCGACCAGCAGGCGCTGGTGTTCGAGGAATTCGTCCAATTGCAGAATCCGGCGCGCGACCGCACGCAAGGACTGGGGCTGGGCCTTGCCATCGTGCGCCGCACAGCCGGGTTGCTCGGCCATCCGCTGAAACTGGTGTCGGTGCCCGGACGCGGCTCGATGTTTTCCATCACGATAGCGCAAGCCGAGGCCCTACAGTTTGCCCCGCCGCGTGATGCGGTACCGCAGGCGAACATCGCCGCCGGCATCATGGTGGTGGAGGACGAGACGGATGTGCTCGACGCCATGGTGCTGCTGCTCGGCCTGGAGGGGCACCGCGTCCATGCCGGCCGCTCGGCTGCGGAGGTGCTGCGGGTCCATGCTGAGGCGCTGGCGGTGGGCGAGGCGCCAGTCGACCTGATCATCGCCGACTACCGCCTGGGTGAGGGTGCCACAGGGCTGGAGGCGGTCAGGGCACTCCGCGCCCATCTCGGCCGCGCCGTGCCGTCGATCATCGTCACCGGCGACACCTCGCCCTCGCGTCTCAAGGAGGTCAGCGCCAGCGGTAGCCGCATCCTGCACAAGCCGATCGCCGGCGAGGAATTGCGCGAGGCGATCCGTGCCGCTTGTGGCGAAGGCGACCGGAGCAAAGCTGGCAGCCGATATGACCATGCCTAG
- a CDS encoding cytochrome b → MSTVTEAASDTPTPRYRPSQRVLHWLMAIVVISALVIGLYCSYLEQGTALRRALLDVHKSLGMTALVLIAIRLPLRFSFGEPANRPPLGTFIHYAARCTHILLYVLMILMPLAGYTTSAAGGHDLPWFGFFQWPDFLPLDKPLEKTAAQIHEYGAYCLYAILSLHVLAALWHHLFLRDGVLRRML, encoded by the coding sequence ATGTCCACTGTTACCGAGGCCGCCTCGGATACGCCAACACCGCGGTACCGGCCGTCTCAGCGCGTCTTGCACTGGCTGATGGCTATTGTCGTCATTTCAGCGCTCGTCATCGGCCTTTATTGCTCGTATCTCGAGCAGGGTACAGCGCTCCGCCGCGCCTTGCTCGACGTGCACAAGTCGCTCGGCATGACGGCACTTGTCTTGATCGCGATCCGCCTGCCACTCAGGTTTTCTTTCGGTGAACCTGCAAATCGGCCGCCGCTTGGCACGTTCATTCATTATGCCGCGCGCTGCACGCATATCCTGCTTTACGTGCTGATGATCCTGATGCCGCTCGCTGGCTACACCACCTCCGCGGCCGGCGGCCATGACCTGCCATGGTTTGGGTTCTTCCAGTGGCCTGACTTCCTGCCGCTCGACAAGCCGCTGGAGAAAACCGCCGCCCAAATCCATGAGTATGGCGCCTATTGCTTGTACGCGATCCTCAGCCTGCATGTCCTGGCGGCCCTTTGGCACCACCTGTTCCTTAGGGACGGAGTGCTGCGGCGCATGCTGTAG